From Aquarana catesbeiana isolate 2022-GZ linkage group LG05, ASM4218655v1, whole genome shotgun sequence:
ATGGTAGAGTACTGTCAACAAGTACATGGCGTAATACTCGTTCTGCATCCTTAGAGGACACCTAAATAACAGAAAGAAGAAATGGTCACAACCGTACTGCTGCCCTCAGACTGACACAATATCCAGTACCTGGATAAGAGAATGAGACATAAATAAGAACACTTTCAGTTACCTGTCTGTTTGGATTGTCAAAGTATCCCTTTCTGCATTGTACCGAGACCCTGCAAGTTTAATCAGCTTTTTCCTGGCGTGTTTATCAAGATTCAAACTGGAGAGCTTTAtctataagagaaaaaaaaattgtagcaaTTCTAAGCAAAAGACAGTATGTAAATCTATTAGAACTACTTATTTCATACAAGCATTAAAGACCTTAACTGGCCATAAATCACATAACTTCACTAAACACTTTTTGTTGTCTCTTATTTTGTGACCATGTGATGAAGCCCATGTACCTCTGCTTCTCACTGTCTGATAGTGGTGTGGAGAGAAGGTTCAATGTGCAAGAAAGCTCTGAGCCCAAGTaatatatgaaagaacacatccctggcAATCCTTTAGACATGCATGCCTCCTTGCTGGCCAATGGGTGGTTTAGGCTTACTGGGGTTGTTTCACTaagggtaaatagactgtgcacttttacaagtgcagttgatccagagcttagtaaatgaggaagagttctgctgacttccatcatccatacacatgcaagcaaaaatgcgttgttttttttttgtattttacttgcatgtgattgagtgttctttgtaaagtgaagccttacctcatttactaagttctagagcatatgcacttgcagagtgcaaatacatgtgcaaaagtgcacagtctatttgccttttgtaaatcaaccccaagtgcccaatctgctgatcagttgcttcATTACATACCATCAGACctgcttctggaaaaaaaaaaaagtacaactaaTATCTACAACACCCAGCAGGGAGAaacatgcacatctaaagggatgtcaGAAAGGTGTTCTTACATAACACTTGGGCAAGGCAATGAGTGTCACATGGGGTGACTTcatggggagaaaaagaaaaagtgcagCCCTTCGTGCCAGGGGAAAACGGAATAAGCGCACTACTGAGTGGCAATACTGAAGATGGAGTATCCACTGGAAAAGCATTGCCACAGCATGAGCAATGAATTGTAGAGCCAATGATACTTTAAATACTAGATGCAAATCTGTTGACACCAGAGGGGTATTGGTAAATGCAACTTGGTGGAAAAGAAACAGTTCTATGAAACACAATTTCAATAAAGTGTTCTGAAAGCATGCATTTAAAGAAATGTTCAGAGAGCAAGCAAAAGAGAAACAGAGAATGTTGACCAGTGTTTTATAAAACGAGCCACCACCAGGATCCCTTTTAGTGAGCGTGCCCCTTATTTGTCACTGCCATCCGGTCATAAGCTAGCCTAGGCATCCAATCATGAGGCAAGAAACTTTCCCCAATGTAACCAAGGATGACATGATCaggaaattaaacaaaaaaactgGAATGATCATCACACAACAGCaagagaaagataaaaaaaatagggTGTGGttatatttgcaattttttttttacttcgtaattagctggattcacacctatgcagttttagtgctttttgcattttgcagatttgcactacagaacgtgttccataggaaaccatgttaaatggattgtagcaaaaagcactaatactccataagtgtgaatccagcctacaAGCATGCTTTCTTTACAGCTTGAGTTACTGCCTGCATGTGTTAAAGAATGTTCAATAACTTACTAGACAAGGCCAAAACAAACCATTAGAGCTGAATAAGAACATTgacaagacttgctttgctgtagTCAGAACATCAGGACATTTAGCACCATCACATTAACATATTACTTAGACACTGAGGAATTCTTCAATCTAAGATTTGTGATGTGGTGCATTTTGCATGGGAATACTACAGATCAGACATATTCTCCATTAGAATAGGTCACTCTGCCAAAAACTGCCACTGAAGCTTTTGGCAGATGCTGAGGAATGAAACCATCCGCAGCCTCTTTCATCTCTCAGGGTTTCAACTTCTGAGTCCCCAGGTCTGCATACCTCTTGTGTccattatgagaggctcccaccatccctgcacagaGTTCCCCAGATCTGAGCACCCACTAGGGAGGaaacacccaaaactcccaggtgggCTGGAACAGAGTTGAGAATGATAGCAGGGAGATCTAACTGCCAGACACTTCAACAGATTTAAAATGCCTGAGGGGTGAATCTGCCCACCAATTCCATTTGTATCAAAAATACCACTTTTGAgtggactggccctttaaaaatCTGTACAGCAATCAAGAGTCCTGTTGTGCTTTTGATACAGTTCTCAGATTTGGGTAACCTAAATGAACAGGCTGTTTCACTCACCTGCAAGGTCACTACCCTGGCTTTTGGGTTGCGGATTGACGGCCCAGCGAACACATAATCCATAGACTTTAACTCTATTGGGAAATGCTGCTTGCACTGGTCATCGTCGGAGAGGGCAGCTGGCCACTCAGTGCAGAACTCTATAAAATATACAAACACATCATGTCTGCCTATACCCAAAAAGCAACTGCATCATTGGAAGCCAATCTGCTCGGCTTCAATCAAAAGGACTTTCATATTTTTCATTATAATATTGATATGTCGATTAAATATATGTTTtcttaaaagaaaaataataaaaagtctgTCCCTACATCAAAAACCTGAACAATTTTTGACCCTTGAGGCCCCTTACACATGGGGTGGGTTCCATTGGAGTCCACCTGGGCAtcagggaatctgtccgctgatccctgctaaacaggcggatggctggtccatgtccacTTTGTTTATGCAGAGGGGACACAGCTTGCTGTCCTATGGGACGTCGGATGGAAACAGAtcacctgtctgtttacacctgactgccatccaaTTCAGTTCACCATagggatggggaacggatccccatccatctgtcgaacatgtccattgacacccgccactccgtagaggagactggagggtccgcctgaaaaatggacaggcagatctgATTGGTCCGCCCTTTTTAAAGGGCCCTAAGAACTAAATTGCACATCACTAGTTTAATATGTATCTAAACCCAGGAAGAAATCtggtaatgtattgcagcttgcaCAACACATTTGTTTTTCACTTTATGGTCCTGCCGGAATCACAATTTCTCTCCTTGGGTGACAACAGTCACTTACTATATCCATGgatgagcagtgttgtcaccctaggacgggACTACAGTAACAGTCTCTCTtttctctataaataaaagagaaaatttGTTCTGTAGTTCTCAGAGCTGGGAACAATGTTACTGATAAGAATTCAGCACAGACAGAAAACAAAAAGGAAGTTATCAGCTGACAAGGTCAACGGGTATTTTTTTAAACTTATGATTGTCTATAATAAAATGGtatgtttaacagaccaaaatAAGAGATGTTCATCGTTGGGGTTCACATAAATTTCAAAGGGTTAATGCACCCACAACTGACTGTATAGTGGGTGGGTGAAGTCAACAAGAGATTGGTTTAAATAGCAGCCTGTTCCAAGGTCTCCAGGAACCCCCTAGCAAAGTGATTTCCCAAGATCTCAGTCCCACTCCCTCACTGTGGAAAAACAAAATCTGCTTTTTGCTGAGAAGTCTAATGTAATTATTCATGGAATCCAGCAGGGGGCAGATGACTTAATTGATTAGGATTTTATACCACCTTCTATCCAGCCAACAGATGACATTCTAGTCCCATAGTATCCTTCTCAGCAGTGCTGAAAGGTAGACCCCCCATTTAAACTCATTAAGTCCCCAGAATCTCCTCCCTTACCAGAGGAGTTCACCAAGGACCAAGTTTTCAATAAGACAAGGAGAGCCTCAGAGCAAGCTGTGTTTGCCGTCTCTTTAGCTACCTCCATAGGACATCTTTTTTCATGTATTGATGtaaataaagtgtatgtaaaaccaaaCCATTACAGCGAGTCCCCTACATACGAACATTCAACTTGCGAACTTTCAAAGATGCGAACATGTGTTTGCATGTACAAtcatgtaaagcctggtacacacactcATTTTTGTTCGTTCATCCCAGCaagctgaacggaaaaaaaaaaaaatctgacagatcgGCGTACTAACACAAGCAGTGTTggtgcagtgatctcccccgctgtgctattgtgttctgacagggggactcccctaactagaacacactgatcagcgctcacaaCCTTTGTCTGCAAGCGCTGATCTTTGTTGGACTTACGAACAAGCTCTTGGAATGGAACGCGTTCGTAAATAAGGGACTTGCTGTAAAAGCATTTTGTTTtatcagcaaaaataaataaataaaataaaaataccccttgATCCTGTCAGAAGTCCAGGGATCACACTCCCATTATAAGGAATAAGTTGGCTCTACAGGGTCCCAATGTAGGATATAAGCCTTCCTCTTCAGCGCAAGCATAAAATGAACCAAATTCTAATGCTGATGCATCCAGCTCTGCCACATAAAAGCACTGAAAACCTCCCATTCATTACTGCACCAGTCGCAGTCTTCTTGAGTAAAAGCGAGTTTTGCACAGCAAATGAATGGTAACTGGTACATATGCACATTTGAAGTTGAACCAAGCACAATAAATCATGGTAGATGTAGCATCTGTAGTGTAGTGCATGCAACTGTAAAACTGGAAGTTTGGGGGAAAGCTCTTCCATAacgctcagttcacacctatgtgtgtgTGCATGCCGCATTTGCTCTGGCAGCCTATTCATTATAATGGGCCACAGTGCCTGTCTTTCcagtaaaaaaaagtgcatgcCCCTTCTCCAAAATGCAGCCCGCAGGGAAATCCCTTTGCAGTTCCTGCACCTGCAAACTTGCTGCGTTTTTACTTGTGTGGGGGTgtcatttagaatgaatggcagcTCCGTACATTTTCTTACAGCAGCACATTTTCACTGCAGGTGGTTGAGGGTATTGCTGCgatgcctgcacccaaagccatcCGCATAGATGTGTACAGAGCCTGACAGCGCACTGCAGGGACAATTatcttggttcacactgatgcggtgtggGAATCGCAGCGTttcctgtgcatttcccacaccGCATTATAATTGTACTCTGTTAATAcgaaccactgtgggtgtcaattTTAGCAGTGCGATTGgctgaattggatcgcatgggtgtgaacacacataccatctgattccagtgcggcaaAAAAAGATGCAAGCTCCTTTTtcatgcggtgcaatttgagcctacaaaatgaatgggctcaaaacacactgcaaagaattgcatgtgatttgaacaggaatgtggtgcgattcctgtctgaatcacatgtgtTTTCCCGCACCGCAGTGTGACCAGCATTCAAAGATTTTCTTTATTCACAATACTGAATTCAaaacttcattttatttatttatttaaaacaggggtttagttataCATTAACTATAAAAAAAACAGATTAATTTTCTTTAAAACCACAGCAATTGAATTTAGTTTGTAGGCAACGTTCCCATATCCCTCTTCCCCCCTTGTTGCTAAATCTGGATCCCTGCCATTTCAAACGTTTGCTGCGGAAGGGTGGTATTTCACCTTAAATTTTGTACAATGTACTGCAGGTTTCAGATATGATTGCAAAGAGCATGCATGATGCATGTCTAAAAGACTATTAGGATAGAAGAGGGTACTATTCTGCCAAACGGTGTACATCACAACAGGCAGGTGCTCACTCAGCCCGAATTTTAAAAGATTTCTGTGAGGGTGCTGGCTTGGCCTATGTCAGTGTCTTCAGCACTGAAAGAGAACAAGGAGAGGTACtgcaatttatatttttataaaccaGCATGTTCTTTTATAAATGAGCTCCAAAATTCTCTGAACCGAATTGTAAAAAGAACACCAGTTGCCAGCAAATTGCCATGGCCAAATAAGGGAGGGTCTAATTTTGGCTCACATGACACAGTCTACAACATCTGAAACAATACCCAAAAACCCCCACGTCGCTCACACGtcttctctccagccaccccctctatgtagatAGCCACCactccctattcaggtgtccggcctcttttcggacgccgggcacctgaattacagtggcggggggtgtttttgaagcaccttattagagccataggctccaataggcttcaaaaaaggtgaactgcgagcgcaaagcattgcgcttacagtccacccagatgttagaaaagcgaatgaatattcacttttctaacacagaaccgcctctccgccaatcaggtagcaCAGGTCTGAtactcgtcacctgattggctgaaaggacaggtgatgcgATTGGACGCTTAtcaggaggagacgcatggaggacacaggagccgctgtctgacccGCTACAAGAtcccacagctcgccaccgtcacccgctgcctgacccgccaccaagatagggtaagtgccaggcagacgacgagggggggggcacagtggccgcatttgatggggtacagtgaggctgcaattgatgccaCTGGCACACCCCTTTCGCACAGTAGATCGATGTCTGATGTAAAATAAAGGGAGGAAAATCTCCATAATAAAATACAGATTTGAGTGACCTGCAAGttccattcttatgccctgtacacatgatcggactttctgtgcgatcggagctcgttgtcggaaattccgaccgtgtgtgggctccatcggaatttccgacacaaaagtttgagagctggctataaaattttccgacaacaaaatccgatcgcataaattccgatcgcgtgtagacaattccgacacacaaagtgctacgcatgctcggaatcaagcagaagagcagcactggctattgaatttcatttttctcggctcgtcataggtattgtacgtcaccgcgttcttgacattcggcatttccgaccaactttctgcgaccgtgtgtattcaagacaagtttgagccaacatccgtcagaaaaaatctgatggattttgttgtcggaatgtccgatcgtgtgtacagggcataagtttctACTGACCAAAAAGCAGAGCGCTTACCTTTCAGAACAGCACAGTGCTTCTTAATAGCCATGGGGGTAAGGTGCAGGAAGTTAGGAACCTGGAAAAGCATCAAGGAAAAATGTAGTTACTCAGAAATATTTAGCCAGCAGTTCAATGATGAAACAATAAAACAGCATATCTTCACAgataaattggtaaaaaaaaaaaaaaagccaacccccactctgctctatgggcggctGCGAGTAAATGGACTGCGCTGTCCATTTACAGCCAGCTGCCTCCGATCTGGTCCAGCCAAATGGAAGACGATGCAGACCTCCTCCATTTTTTGTAGCGGGCTTGACCGGAcccagaggtaggtgggtgtaaatggacttgtgctTCTGATAATGTCCGCCTGAAAAAATgataggcggacctgattggatcacCCATGTGAAAAAGCCCTTGATCTACAGATGAATGAAACAGTAGATACAAAAGCTAACAATGTAACTTTGCATCTCTTGGTCTCATGTCtggacaatgtttataaacactgcatCAGACAGTCCAAAAGATAAACAGCCAGGGTTAGACTAGGTTCACACCACTGTAGGTCAGGACCGTTGCACGCATTTCTAACCAGCAGCAAACGTACATTGCATCCGCAAACCCAGCACAAATTTGCACGCACCATGCGGCTCAGTGTGGCGCAATTTAAAGTAAGgggtctgggacttttttcccccacacatctGAAATTAATGGGCTACTGACACGCATAACGTGGGTCACAATATTTTATAATCTAGTCTTAGGGCCAAGTTAATCCTTGGCAAGAAAAGTCAACATCTGCATAGCTTTATTGCCTCTGTTATTGTACTGACTGGCAATTATCACCAAAGGTAACCCCTGCTTTCCATATTTCACCGGATGCTCAGCTGAAACTATCCGGCTTTGTATCACATTAACATCAGTGAACACATAATGCAACTCAAATCATGATAcagcaataaagttttttttttgcaactgctTGACACATGCAAAGTAATACAATTTACCTTCATAAGCTCCAGATTACCATACTTGTCTGGGGGTGCCCCCCTCCTCAGAGGATTGCCCATCCGCACAGGAAGGGGCACAGCTGATGGCTTGAAAGATGCTGCTGTCGGATACACGCTGGTCCAGTCTTTCTGTACGTGGAGCAGGAACCTGAAGCAGAGCattaaaattaaaggggttgtaaaggtaaaaattttttcaccttaatgcattctatgcattaaggtgaaaaaacttttgacagtaccgccgcccccaggccccccgttttacttacctgacgcctcgaaacttcgctgctcgtcctcgtcatcttcattgcagctcagcctggtcgctgattggctgcagtggatggattgaaagcagcgcagccattggctcgcgctgctgtcaatcacatccgatgacgcggcgcgccggggggcggggccgagtgatacagcgagcggctatagccgccggctgtatcacgggagcgcgcccgcaagcactcaccaccatgcgagccctcgcattaaggtggtaaatgcttgcggggaggagctgaaacagccgccgagggaccccagaagaccaggttcggggccactctgtgcagaacgagctgcacagtgaaggtaagtataacatgtttgttattttaaaaaaaaaaaaaaaataactttacaacccctttaaattgtgTTAGGATCAGTTTGATACAGAGACATATATAGCACCAGCATCTTTCAGCAGCTACTGAACAATTACATTTTTTGGCCTGTTCAAATGGATGCTGGATGAAAAGGAGATCAGAAATAAAAGGAACCAAAAAATACTTTTGTTGCTTCCTTCCTCTCTTTTTGtccaggtaacccccccccccccaacagaaatGATGGGAAATCTGTCCAAAACGTTATACACTTGGAGGTTTATTGAAGTTTGAAAGAGAGATTACAGAGATCTGGGCATCAGAGCTAATAGACATATGAAGTACAAATTATTTATAttaatctgtaaaaaaaacaaaaaaaacacacacacacacacaaatcagtTAGCAGATCACTATAGCAGCAATCTGTTGCAGGGAGGGCCTGGACAGAGCCGTTTTTGCTTTGTTCAAGCCTCTATTCTAGAGGTCCTTGCACATGGTCTGCTGAGACAGTTTAATGTGAATGCATACGTATACACCCATACGCTATACTtgtgtttaaagcggggttccacccaaattttgaacaatatctgtatgtattctcttccttgcctagatgctgacatgccttttacaaaaatttaaatcgccctaattaccttttatttttctattcttctttgcacttcctggttctcctcccgtgggagtaggcgtgtttctagcctctcccagactcctgggagctagtcacaggcttcccaggatgccactgagcatgtgcgggaacgagcggtgaatgctgggagcacagcattcaccacatccaggaaataaatgcttgtgggcttcaaatgcccacaatgaagatggaaaccgcctgcagtgaataatataagttattctttccgacgaaatctgacacaggcggacatattacacacaatatgtgagtatgtaatgctgagaagaaaagtttgtgaattaactaaaaaaaaaaaaaaaaaaaagatagataggtggacccccgctttaaaatagCACAACAGTATACCAAAGTACAGCAGCACACAGCGATTCATGTCTATGGGAGGCTGTATGCTTACACCTGGGCTTCCCTAATTGGGGAAAAATGCTTGCATTTAGGTTGAACTGTCTCAGTCACCTGTGTGTAAGGACCCTAACAGGATTTCACTTACAATGTAAGC
This genomic window contains:
- the LOC141145415 gene encoding small ribosomal subunit protein mS35-like, whose protein sequence is MVFLKVLLVSTISQFQPTADCGFHRDQEEAKQFLLHVQKDWTSVYPTAASFKPSAVPLPVRMGNPLRRGAPPDKYGNLELMKVPNFLHLTPMAIKKHCAVLKEFCTEWPAALSDDDQCKQHFPIELKSMDYVFAGPSIRNPKARVVTLQIKLSSLNLDKHARKKLIKLAGSRYNAERDTLTIQTDRCPLRMQNEYYAMYLLTVLYHESCKTEAWESEREEGGMDEYIWEGSMSKKNTLQTLSMSCATSSEEILQSPSVQEYRSAMLSLCNEGETEDNISTYKESVKKMLSIA